From Tachysurus fulvidraco isolate hzauxx_2018 chromosome 10, HZAU_PFXX_2.0, whole genome shotgun sequence, one genomic window encodes:
- the kcnc1b gene encoding potassium voltage-gated channel subfamily C member 1b isoform X2 codes for MGHHGDEKDRIVINVGGIKHQTYRGTLRTLPGTRLSWLAEPDAASHFDYDATVGEFFFDRHPGVFAHILNYYRTGKLHCPADVCGPLYEEELAFWGIDETDVEPCCWMTYRQHREAEEALVSFGGAALLEAGGAHDETEAEGGTHEAPAEGDEGAEMTRRLAHGDSPESRSGRWNRWQRRMWALFEDPYSSKYARWVAFASLFFILVSITTFCLETHEAFNPIINRTEIEMVDNETVVRIYPETETMVQLTYIEGVCVIWFTFEFLIRITCCPDKIKFIKNALNIIDFVAILPFYLEVGLSGLSSKAAKDVLGFLRVVRFVRILRIFKLTRHFVGLRVLGHTLRASTNEFILLIIFLALGVLIFATMIYYAERIGANPNDPRASEHTHFKNIPIGFWWAVVTMTTLGYGDMYPQTTSGMLVGALCALAGVLTIAMPVPVIVNNFGMYYSLAMAKQKLPKKKSKHIPRAPQLGSPNYCKSAINSPRPSTHSDTCPLAQEEVSEIRYQDFKVNGEPSKAALANEDCPHIDQAVSPEEVFSPVDRERPCFLLTSPDRGNHIGARVRKEAKRVSRSRQPTESVCVMNHGVPTTMCVNHKATSPT; via the exons ATGGGCCACCACGGCGACGAGAAGGACCGTATTGTGATTAACGTGGGCGGCATCAAGCACCAGACGTACCGCGGCACGCTACGCACGCTCCCCGGCACGCGCCTCTCGTGGCTCGCTGAACCTGACGCCGCAAGTCACTTCGACTACGACGCGACAGTCGGTGAGTTTTTCTTCGATCGGCACCCGGGTGTCTTCGCGCACATCCTAAACTACTATCGCACGGGCAAGCTGCACTGCCCGGCGGATGTGTGCGGTCCGCTCTACGAAGAGGAGCTTGCCTTCTGGGGCATCGACGAAACCGACGTGGAGCCGTGCTGCTGGATGACTTACCGGCAGCACCGCGAGGCCGAGGAGGCGCTGGTTAGTTTCGGCGGCGCCGCGTTGCTCGAAGCCGGTGGCGCACACGATGAAACGGAGGCAGAAGGCGGCACGCACGAGGCGCCCGCCGAAGGGGACGAAGGAGCGGAAATGACGCGACGCCTAGCGCACGGAGACTCTCCCGAAAGCCGCTCAGGCCGCTGGAACCGATGGCAGAGGAGGATGTGGGCGCTCTTCGAGGACCCCTATTCCTCCAAATACGCGCGG TGGGTGGCTTTTGCATCTCTGTTCTTTATCCTGGTTTCCATCACTACATTTTGTCTGGAGACTCATGAGGCCTTTAACCCCATCATCAACCGCACAGAAATAGAAATGGTGGACAATGAAACCGTGGTGCGTATTTACCCCGAGACTGAGACCATGGTGCAGCTAACATACATCGAGGGGGTCTGTGTGATCTGGTTCACCTTTGAGTTTTTAATACGAATAACTTGCTGTCCCGACAAAATCAAATTCATCAAGAATGCCCTTAACATCATTGATTTTGTGGCCATCCTGCCTTTCTACCTGGAAGTAGGACTGAGTGGCCTGTCCTCCAAAGCCGCAAAAGACGTGCTAGGGTTCCTGCGTGTTGTGCGCTTTGTCCGGATTCTGCGTATCTTCAAACTGACGAGGCACTTTGTTGGTCTGCGGGTGCTGGGTCACACACTCCGTGCCAGTACCAATGAAttcatcctcctcatcatctTCCTGGCCCTCGGGGTCCTCATATTTGCCACCATGATTTACTATGCGGAACGTATCGGAGCCAACCCTAACGATCCCCGTgctagtgaacacacacatttcaagaATATCCCCATTGGTTTCTGGTGGGCTGTGGTCACCATGACGACGCTTGGCTATGGTGACATGTATCCTCAGACGACGTCGGGTATGTTAGTGGGGGCGCTTTGTGCTCTGGCTGGTGTGCTTACCATTGCCATGCCTGTGCCTGTGATTGTCAACAACTTCGGCATGTATTATTCTTTGGCAATGGCTAAACAAAaactaccaaaaaaaaagagcaagcaTATCCCAAGGGCACCACAGTTGGGGTCCCCCAACTACTGTAAGTCAGCCATTAACTCACCAAGACCCAGCACTCACAGTGATACCTGCCCTCTGGCCCAGGAAGAAGTCTCTGAGATTAGATACCAAG ATTTCAAAGTGAACGGAGAGCCATCTAAAGCGGCCCTGGCCAATGAAGACTGTCCCCACATCGACCAGGCTGTATCACCTGAGGAGGTTTTCAGCCCTGTAGACCGTGAGAGACCCTGTTTCCTGCTCACCTCCCCAGATCGGGGCAATCACATAGGGGCAAGAGTCAGGAAGG
- the kcnc1b gene encoding potassium voltage-gated channel subfamily C member 1b isoform X1, whose product MGHHGDEKDRIVINVGGIKHQTYRGTLRTLPGTRLSWLAEPDAASHFDYDATVGEFFFDRHPGVFAHILNYYRTGKLHCPADVCGPLYEEELAFWGIDETDVEPCCWMTYRQHREAEEALVSFGGAALLEAGGAHDETEAEGGTHEAPAEGDEGAEMTRRLAHGDSPESRSGRWNRWQRRMWALFEDPYSSKYARWVAFASLFFILVSITTFCLETHEAFNPIINRTEIEMVDNETVVRIYPETETMVQLTYIEGVCVIWFTFEFLIRITCCPDKIKFIKNALNIIDFVAILPFYLEVGLSGLSSKAAKDVLGFLRVVRFVRILRIFKLTRHFVGLRVLGHTLRASTNEFILLIIFLALGVLIFATMIYYAERIGANPNDPRASEHTHFKNIPIGFWWAVVTMTTLGYGDMYPQTTSGMLVGALCALAGVLTIAMPVPVIVNNFGMYYSLAMAKQKLPKKKSKHIPRAPQLGSPNYCKSAINSPRPSTHSDTCPLAQEEVSEIRYQDFKVNGEPSKAALANEDCPHIDQAVSPEEVFSPVDRERPCFLLTSPDRGNHIGARVRKGYEKPWSHSSMSGGVASVSALPCSPPCLMQQAHSPIPSIL is encoded by the exons ATGGGCCACCACGGCGACGAGAAGGACCGTATTGTGATTAACGTGGGCGGCATCAAGCACCAGACGTACCGCGGCACGCTACGCACGCTCCCCGGCACGCGCCTCTCGTGGCTCGCTGAACCTGACGCCGCAAGTCACTTCGACTACGACGCGACAGTCGGTGAGTTTTTCTTCGATCGGCACCCGGGTGTCTTCGCGCACATCCTAAACTACTATCGCACGGGCAAGCTGCACTGCCCGGCGGATGTGTGCGGTCCGCTCTACGAAGAGGAGCTTGCCTTCTGGGGCATCGACGAAACCGACGTGGAGCCGTGCTGCTGGATGACTTACCGGCAGCACCGCGAGGCCGAGGAGGCGCTGGTTAGTTTCGGCGGCGCCGCGTTGCTCGAAGCCGGTGGCGCACACGATGAAACGGAGGCAGAAGGCGGCACGCACGAGGCGCCCGCCGAAGGGGACGAAGGAGCGGAAATGACGCGACGCCTAGCGCACGGAGACTCTCCCGAAAGCCGCTCAGGCCGCTGGAACCGATGGCAGAGGAGGATGTGGGCGCTCTTCGAGGACCCCTATTCCTCCAAATACGCGCGG TGGGTGGCTTTTGCATCTCTGTTCTTTATCCTGGTTTCCATCACTACATTTTGTCTGGAGACTCATGAGGCCTTTAACCCCATCATCAACCGCACAGAAATAGAAATGGTGGACAATGAAACCGTGGTGCGTATTTACCCCGAGACTGAGACCATGGTGCAGCTAACATACATCGAGGGGGTCTGTGTGATCTGGTTCACCTTTGAGTTTTTAATACGAATAACTTGCTGTCCCGACAAAATCAAATTCATCAAGAATGCCCTTAACATCATTGATTTTGTGGCCATCCTGCCTTTCTACCTGGAAGTAGGACTGAGTGGCCTGTCCTCCAAAGCCGCAAAAGACGTGCTAGGGTTCCTGCGTGTTGTGCGCTTTGTCCGGATTCTGCGTATCTTCAAACTGACGAGGCACTTTGTTGGTCTGCGGGTGCTGGGTCACACACTCCGTGCCAGTACCAATGAAttcatcctcctcatcatctTCCTGGCCCTCGGGGTCCTCATATTTGCCACCATGATTTACTATGCGGAACGTATCGGAGCCAACCCTAACGATCCCCGTgctagtgaacacacacatttcaagaATATCCCCATTGGTTTCTGGTGGGCTGTGGTCACCATGACGACGCTTGGCTATGGTGACATGTATCCTCAGACGACGTCGGGTATGTTAGTGGGGGCGCTTTGTGCTCTGGCTGGTGTGCTTACCATTGCCATGCCTGTGCCTGTGATTGTCAACAACTTCGGCATGTATTATTCTTTGGCAATGGCTAAACAAAaactaccaaaaaaaaagagcaagcaTATCCCAAGGGCACCACAGTTGGGGTCCCCCAACTACTGTAAGTCAGCCATTAACTCACCAAGACCCAGCACTCACAGTGATACCTGCCCTCTGGCCCAGGAAGAAGTCTCTGAGATTAGATACCAAG ATTTCAAAGTGAACGGAGAGCCATCTAAAGCGGCCCTGGCCAATGAAGACTGTCCCCACATCGACCAGGCTGTATCACCTGAGGAGGTTTTCAGCCCTGTAGACCGTGAGAGACCCTGTTTCCTGCTCACCTCCCCAGATCGGGGCAATCACATAGGGGCAAGAGTCAGGAAGG